In one window of Mus pahari chromosome 3, PAHARI_EIJ_v1.1, whole genome shotgun sequence DNA:
- the LOC110317883 gene encoding zinc finger protein ZFPM1-like has translation MAGRGVRAGGDNGPERAPPGPPWADRQSPAFGRASPRGWPASATARAPGLSSAVPSPCRAPGLQEELEPGCSTTPRPGTRRPGAGSAGQVTCIGPGWGLREARGRPFPDFCPRGGLHRGRKPRWAWSAGAGEKLQCDQFHQAPPERPARRDTGTLSPSSLNPPGPLLPHVSPIRRPSCSQPWLARAPLSPWQGLLGTCWPRRPALSLVLPAAPQPLARGRQAGCRELAAPSRKLQSICNALSLIGSSELNFNKAFVSSRLIVKASIRPGR, from the exons ATGGCAG GGCGCGGGGTGCGCGCGGGCGGCGACAATGGACCAGAGCGCGCGCCTCCGGGGCCTCCGTGGGCCGATCGGCAGTCCCCCGCCTTCGGCCGCGCGTCCCCGCGGGGGTGGCCGGCCTCAGCCACGGCCCGGGCCCCGGGGCTCAGCTCGGCGGTCCCCTCTCCCTGCCGCGCGCCCGGactgcaggaggagctggagccGGGCTGCTCGACCACTCCGCGCCCGGGGACTCGGCGACCTGGGGCCGGGAGCGCTGGGCAGGTAACGTGTATTGGACCGGGCTGGGGGCTCCGGGAGGCCCGGGGGCGGCCCTTCCCCGACTTCTGTCCCCGCGGTGGCCTGCACCGGGGCAGAAAGCCGAGGTGGGCGTGGAGCGCCGGAGCGGGAGAGAAACTTCAATGTGACCAGTTCCACCAGGCTCCTCCCGAGAGGCCGGCGCGGCGCGACACGGGCACCCTGTCGCCCTCCTCCCTAAACCCTCCCGGGCCACTCCTTCCCCATGTTTCCCCGATCCGGAGGCCCTCTTGCTCCCAACCCTGGCTCGCCCGAGCCCCACTGTCGCCCTGGCAGGGACTTTTAGGGACTTGTTGGCCGCGGAGGCCAGCCTTGAGCCTAGTCCTTCCGGCTGCTCCGCAGCCCCTCGCACGTGGCAGGCAAGCAGGCTGCCGAGAACTTGCTGCGCCTTCTAGGAAATTGCAATCGATTTGTAACGCACTTTCGCTAATTGGGAGTTCAGaattaaactttaataaagcATTTGTGTCGTCTCGTCTAATTGTGAAGGCTTCCATTCGTCCTGGTAGATAG